One Oceanotoga teriensis DNA segment encodes these proteins:
- the proC gene encoding pyrroline-5-carboxylate reductase, protein MKKIGFIGGGNMAQAMIGGIIKSKIIEPENIIVSDLNEEILEFVNQKFKVITTVDNLKTSLQSDILFLSVKPNLYEIVIKQIKENIKNDVIIVAIAAGQSIKRVEELFDKELKVIKVMPNTPSLVGEGMAAICPNKLVEEKELNFIIDIFNSFGKSEIVPEYLMDAVTAVSGSSPAYVYMFIEALADGAVLQGLPRDKAYKMAAQTVLGAAKMVLETGEHPAKLKDMVCSPGGTTIEAVAKLEEKGFRTSVIEAMKACTDKSRNMSK, encoded by the coding sequence ATGAAAAAAATTGGTTTTATAGGTGGAGGCAATATGGCTCAAGCTATGATTGGTGGAATAATAAAATCAAAAATAATTGAACCTGAAAATATAATTGTTTCAGATTTGAATGAAGAAATTCTTGAATTTGTAAATCAAAAATTCAAAGTTATAACAACTGTAGATAATCTTAAAACATCTTTACAATCAGATATTTTGTTTTTATCTGTTAAACCTAATTTATATGAAATTGTAATAAAACAAATTAAAGAAAATATCAAAAATGATGTGATAATAGTTGCTATTGCTGCAGGTCAAAGTATTAAAAGGGTAGAAGAGCTTTTTGATAAAGAGTTAAAAGTGATAAAAGTTATGCCAAATACACCATCTTTAGTTGGTGAAGGAATGGCTGCTATTTGTCCGAACAAACTTGTTGAAGAAAAAGAATTGAATTTTATAATAGATATATTTAATAGCTTTGGAAAGTCTGAGATAGTTCCTGAATATTTGATGGATGCAGTTACTGCTGTAAGTGGATCATCTCCAGCTTATGTTTATATGTTTATAGAAGCTCTTGCAGATGGAGCGGTTTTGCAGGGATTACCAAGAGATAAAGCTTATAAAATGGCAGCTCAAACTGTTTTGGGAGCAGCTAAAATGGTTCTTGAGACAGGGGAACATCCAGCTAAATTAAAAGATATGGTTTGTTCTCCAGGTGGTACCACTATAGAAGCTGTTGCTAAATTAGAAGAAAAAGGTTTTAGAACTTCTGTTATAGAAGCTATGAAAGCTTGTACCGATAAATCAAGAAATATGTCTAAATAA
- the hypD gene encoding trans-4-hydroxy-L-proline dehydratase, whose product MITERVRKLREESLKAIPRISMERAKIVDEVYKKFEGSVSIPVLRALVLKEIMSNKELCINDGELIVGERGEAPAATPTYPELCCHTIEDMEIMDKREKISFKVKKEDMQFQKDVIIPYWEKRSMRHLILENVTEEWKECYAAGIFTEFMEQRGPGHTVADGKIYKKGFLQFKDDIEASIKELDFLNDDEALNKREQLKAMSIACDAIMILGERYSKYAKKLAEKENDEKRKKELLEISEICSHVPANAPRTFREALQMYWFVHLCVISELNPWDSFNPGRLDQHLYPFYKKEIEEGSLSREKAEEFLQCFWVKFNNQPAPPKVGVTLKESGTYTDFANINSGGVKADGSDGVNEVSYLVLDVIDEMKLLQPSSNVQISKKTPQKFLKRALEISRKGWGQPSFFNADAIIQEMLNAGKSIEDARCGGTSGCVETGAFGKEAYILTGYMNLPKILEITLNNGIDPNTNKRIGIETGNPEDFKSYDQLFNAYKDQLHHFINIKMIGNRIIEKLYAEKMPVPFLSVIIDDCIKKGKDYNAGGARYNVSYIQGVGIGTITDCFAAMKTQVFDKKNISMKELLMAIKENFEGYEDILHLVKEKSPKYGNDDDAADDLMRDIFNAYCEEVNGRPNIKGGQFRINMLPTTCHVYFGSVIGATPDGRKAKLPLTDGISPSKGADRNGPTAVVKSAAKMDHLKTGGTLLNQKFTPSVIEGENGLDNLAYLVRTYFRMDGHHIQFNVIDKQILLDAQKKPEEYNDLIVRVAGYSDYFNNLDRALQNEIIERTEQSFC is encoded by the coding sequence ATGATAACTGAGAGAGTAAGAAAACTCAGAGAAGAAAGTTTGAAGGCTATTCCTCGTATTTCAATGGAGAGAGCTAAGATTGTTGATGAAGTTTATAAGAAGTTTGAAGGGTCTGTATCTATACCTGTTTTAAGAGCTTTAGTTCTTAAAGAAATAATGAGTAATAAAGAATTATGTATTAATGATGGAGAACTTATAGTTGGTGAAAGAGGTGAAGCTCCAGCTGCAACTCCAACATATCCAGAATTATGCTGTCATACTATTGAGGATATGGAGATTATGGATAAAAGAGAGAAAATATCTTTTAAAGTGAAAAAAGAAGATATGCAGTTTCAAAAAGATGTGATAATTCCTTATTGGGAAAAAAGATCTATGAGACATCTCATTCTTGAAAATGTTACTGAAGAATGGAAAGAATGTTATGCTGCGGGTATTTTTACAGAATTTATGGAACAAAGAGGTCCAGGACATACAGTAGCCGATGGCAAAATTTATAAGAAGGGTTTTCTACAATTTAAAGATGATATAGAAGCCTCTATAAAAGAACTCGATTTTTTAAATGATGATGAAGCTTTAAATAAAAGAGAACAATTGAAAGCTATGAGTATAGCATGTGATGCAATAATGATTTTAGGTGAAAGATATAGCAAATATGCTAAAAAATTGGCAGAAAAAGAAAATGATGAAAAGAGAAAAAAAGAATTATTGGAGATATCAGAGATTTGTTCGCATGTTCCAGCTAATGCTCCAAGAACTTTTAGAGAAGCTTTACAGATGTATTGGTTTGTGCATCTTTGTGTTATATCTGAATTAAACCCATGGGATTCTTTTAATCCTGGAAGATTGGATCAACATCTTTATCCTTTTTATAAAAAAGAGATTGAAGAAGGTTCTCTAAGTAGAGAGAAAGCAGAAGAATTTTTACAATGTTTTTGGGTTAAATTTAATAATCAACCAGCACCACCAAAAGTCGGTGTTACATTAAAAGAGAGTGGTACTTATACTGATTTTGCGAATATAAATTCTGGTGGAGTAAAAGCAGATGGCTCTGATGGAGTTAATGAAGTTAGTTATTTAGTTTTAGATGTGATAGATGAAATGAAACTTTTACAACCAAGCTCTAATGTTCAAATAAGTAAAAAAACACCACAGAAGTTTTTGAAAAGAGCTTTAGAGATTTCAAGAAAAGGATGGGGGCAACCTTCATTTTTTAATGCCGATGCAATAATTCAAGAAATGCTTAATGCTGGTAAAAGTATTGAAGATGCAAGATGTGGCGGTACAAGTGGATGTGTTGAAACTGGAGCTTTTGGTAAAGAAGCATATATACTAACTGGATATATGAATTTACCAAAAATACTTGAAATAACTTTAAACAATGGAATAGATCCAAATACTAATAAGAGAATAGGCATTGAGACTGGTAATCCAGAAGATTTTAAAAGTTATGATCAGTTGTTTAATGCATATAAAGATCAACTTCATCATTTTATAAATATAAAGATGATTGGTAATAGAATAATAGAAAAACTTTATGCAGAAAAAATGCCAGTTCCTTTTTTATCTGTAATAATAGATGATTGTATAAAGAAAGGAAAAGATTATAATGCTGGTGGTGCAAGATATAATGTTTCATATATTCAAGGTGTTGGAATTGGTACTATAACAGATTGTTTTGCTGCTATGAAGACACAAGTTTTTGATAAGAAAAATATCAGTATGAAAGAACTTTTGATGGCAATAAAAGAAAATTTTGAAGGATATGAAGATATTTTACATTTAGTTAAAGAAAAATCTCCAAAGTATGGTAATGATGATGATGCAGCGGATGATTTGATGAGAGATATTTTTAATGCTTATTGTGAAGAAGTTAATGGTAGACCTAATATAAAAGGTGGACAATTTAGAATAAATATGTTACCAACTACATGCCATGTTTATTTTGGATCTGTAATAGGAGCTACACCAGATGGAAGAAAGGCTAAACTTCCGCTTACCGATGGAATTTCTCCTTCAAAAGGGGCAGATAGGAATGGTCCAACAGCAGTGGTTAAATCGGCTGCAAAAATGGATCATTTGAAAACTGGCGGAACTTTGTTGAATCAAAAATTTACACCATCTGTTATAGAAGGTGAAAATGGATTAGATAATCTTGCATATCTTGTAAGAACTTATTTCAGAATGGATGGTCATCATATTCAATTTAATGTTATAGATAAACAAATACTTTTAGATGCGCAGAAAAAACCAGAAGAATATAATGATCTCATAGTACGTGTTGCAGGTTATAGTGATTATTTTAATAATCTCGATAGAGCTTTGCAGAATGAAATTATAGAGAGAACAGAACAAAGTTTTTGTTGA
- a CDS encoding trans-4-hydroxy-L-proline dehydratase activase, giving the protein MFQAKVINIQKYSIHDGPGIRTTVFLKGCPLKCWWCHNPESQNFGRELLFYDERCVGCGKCVKRCPNDAISIINGLAITDERCVLCGNCVDFCVNNAREIVGENMSTTEVFDQIIKDEMFYEESSGGITFSGGEPLMHPDFLLEILKKCKSRDIHVAIDTSGYAPWDNFEKIIDYVDLFLYDLKHMDEDKHLKYMGVSNDLVFENLKKLSSFGKEIYIRMPLIHNINDYDKNIMSCIEFLKNIKFSQLNILPYHKMGKDKYRRLNMKTYMEELESPSDERILEIKKMFEDSGIKVKIGG; this is encoded by the coding sequence ATGTTTCAAGCTAAAGTTATAAATATACAAAAATATTCTATTCATGATGGCCCTGGTATACGTACAACAGTATTTTTGAAGGGGTGCCCACTTAAATGTTGGTGGTGTCATAATCCAGAAAGTCAAAATTTTGGAAGAGAACTTCTATTTTACGATGAAAGATGTGTTGGTTGTGGTAAATGTGTGAAGAGGTGTCCTAATGATGCAATTTCAATTATTAATGGATTAGCTATTACAGATGAAAGATGTGTTTTATGTGGCAATTGTGTTGATTTTTGTGTTAATAATGCAAGAGAAATTGTTGGAGAAAATATGTCTACTACAGAGGTTTTTGATCAGATAATAAAAGATGAAATGTTTTATGAAGAATCTTCAGGTGGAATAACTTTTTCTGGTGGAGAACCTTTAATGCATCCTGATTTTTTATTAGAAATTTTAAAAAAATGTAAAAGTAGAGATATTCATGTTGCTATAGATACTTCTGGATATGCTCCATGGGATAATTTTGAAAAAATAATAGATTATGTAGATCTTTTTTTATACGATTTAAAACATATGGATGAAGACAAGCATTTAAAATATATGGGCGTTTCAAATGATTTAGTTTTTGAAAACTTGAAAAAATTATCGAGTTTTGGAAAAGAGATTTATATAAGAATGCCTTTAATTCATAATATAAATGATTATGATAAAAATATTATGAGTTGTATAGAATTTTTAAAAAATATAAAATTTTCACAACTTAATATTTTACCTTATCATAAGATGGGCAAAGATAAGTATAGAAGATTGAATATGAAAACATATATGGAAGAACTTGAAAGTCCTTCTGATGAAAGAATACTTGAGATAAAGAAGATGTTTGAAGATTCTGGAATAAAAGTTAAAATAGGAGGTTGA
- a CDS encoding helix-turn-helix domain-containing protein, which yields MIDDIGNKVKKLRSKKNMTLKELSEKTDLSTGFLSQFERGLTTIAIDSLEKISKVLDVKLSYFFQEDISKDEDDVVIRSYEKEVYQVDSSFIIHYHLTKNVKDKCMLTRYIELLPKKKNENIKTYSHDGEEFLYVLEGIVTLFVGDKEYDLFPGDSAHYSSNIPHNWTNNTNKKVSFIFVNTPNGHKFCE from the coding sequence ATGATAGATGATATAGGTAATAAAGTTAAAAAACTGAGAAGTAAAAAAAATATGACTTTGAAGGAATTGAGTGAAAAAACAGATCTTTCTACTGGATTTTTATCGCAATTTGAAAGAGGACTTACTACTATAGCTATAGATTCTCTTGAAAAAATTTCTAAGGTATTAGATGTAAAATTATCTTATTTTTTTCAAGAAGATATTTCTAAAGATGAAGATGATGTGGTTATAAGAAGTTATGAAAAAGAAGTATATCAAGTAGATAGTTCTTTTATAATACATTATCATCTTACAAAGAATGTTAAAGATAAGTGTATGTTGACAAGATATATTGAACTTTTACCTAAAAAGAAAAATGAGAATATAAAAACTTATTCTCATGATGGAGAAGAATTTTTATATGTTTTAGAAGGAATTGTAACTTTATTTGTTGGGGATAAAGAATATGATCTTTTTCCAGGAGACAGTGCTCATTATTCTTCTAATATTCCACATAATTGGACTAATAATACAAATAAAAAAGTTAGTTTTATATTTGTAAATACACCCAATGGACATAAATTTTGTGAATGA
- a CDS encoding LytS/YhcK type 5TM receptor domain-containing protein, with amino-acid sequence MEILKLFKPLFDNIMYIVLIIVFITKLKSFKKMVIKDKFEIKDKIFLGIFFGLFGILGTYMGTNVNGAIANTRNVGVIVGGILGGPTVGLIAGIIASSHRFLIDIGGITTFPCSITTLFSGLISGLIYKYLNVKKRWIYGLIMGFIAESISMLLILTYSKPFNLALEIVKSIFLPMPIIVGVGVGIVLLILENLFKQKDEMQAKQAQLALKIANKTLPYFREMNEHSIKKACEIIKNEVNAAAVSFTDKEKILAHVGLGSDHHIPGSKFITQATFQAIKNKEIKVLNTKNEIGCKYKDCPLKSAIVVPLIQNKSIIGSLKIYFSKENAITLRDLFLAEGLSQLISTQIEISNIEKYQRIADKSELKALQAQINPHFLFNALNTIISFIRIDPDKARKLIIDLSTYLRYNLEIEKDFVNIRKEIEHVKAYFEIEKARYGDKIQLEIILDENINFDLPSLTIQPLVENSIKHGILEGTGNGKITLKIKNIKNYFLIEVTDNGKGIDEEIIKKVYNNTLKNSIGLLNVHNRLKLLYGEGLKISNQNKGTKITFKIKGEEEKNELYYS; translated from the coding sequence ATGGAAATATTAAAATTATTCAAACCCCTTTTTGATAATATAATGTACATAGTATTAATAATAGTTTTTATAACTAAATTAAAGAGTTTTAAAAAAATGGTTATAAAAGATAAATTTGAAATTAAAGATAAAATTTTTCTTGGAATATTTTTTGGGTTATTTGGAATTCTTGGAACATATATGGGAACAAATGTAAACGGTGCAATTGCAAATACAAGAAATGTTGGAGTTATAGTTGGTGGAATATTAGGAGGACCTACAGTTGGTTTAATAGCTGGAATAATTGCAAGTAGTCACAGATTTTTAATAGATATTGGAGGAATAACTACTTTTCCATGTTCCATAACAACATTATTCAGTGGCTTAATTTCCGGATTAATATATAAATACTTAAACGTAAAAAAAAGATGGATATATGGACTAATAATGGGTTTTATAGCTGAATCTATAAGTATGTTATTAATATTAACTTATTCAAAACCCTTCAACTTAGCCTTAGAAATAGTTAAAAGTATTTTCCTACCAATGCCTATAATTGTAGGTGTTGGTGTAGGTATAGTATTGTTGATATTAGAAAATTTATTCAAACAAAAAGATGAAATGCAAGCAAAACAAGCTCAATTAGCGTTAAAAATTGCAAATAAAACATTACCTTATTTTAGAGAAATGAATGAACATTCTATAAAAAAAGCCTGTGAAATAATAAAAAATGAAGTAAACGCAGCAGCTGTATCCTTTACAGATAAAGAAAAAATACTTGCTCATGTAGGATTAGGATCAGATCATCATATACCTGGTTCTAAGTTCATAACTCAAGCAACGTTTCAGGCTATAAAAAATAAAGAAATAAAAGTTTTAAACACTAAAAATGAAATAGGCTGTAAATATAAAGATTGTCCTTTAAAATCAGCTATAGTTGTTCCATTAATACAAAATAAATCAATAATAGGATCTTTAAAAATATATTTTTCAAAAGAAAATGCAATTACTTTAAGAGATTTATTTCTTGCAGAAGGATTATCTCAATTAATATCTACTCAAATAGAAATAAGCAATATAGAAAAATATCAAAGAATAGCTGACAAATCAGAGTTAAAAGCTCTTCAAGCTCAAATAAACCCACATTTCTTATTTAATGCATTAAATACTATAATTTCTTTTATAAGAATAGACCCTGATAAAGCAAGAAAATTAATAATAGATCTTTCAACTTATTTAAGATATAATCTTGAAATAGAAAAAGATTTTGTAAATATAAGAAAAGAAATAGAACATGTAAAGGCATATTTTGAAATAGAAAAAGCAAGATACGGTGATAAAATACAGCTTGAAATAATTTTGGATGAAAACATAAATTTTGATCTACCTTCTTTAACAATACAACCATTAGTAGAAAATTCTATAAAACATGGTATTTTAGAAGGAACAGGAAATGGTAAAATAACCTTAAAAATAAAGAATATAAAAAATTACTTTCTAATCGAAGTAACAGATAATGGCAAAGGTATAGATGAAGAAATAATAAAAAAAGTATATAATAATACTTTAAAAAATAGCATTGGACTTTTAAACGTTCATAATAGATTAAAATTACTTTATGGTGAAGGACTTAAAATTTCAAATCAAAACAAAGGAACTAAGATAACTTTTAAAATAAAGGGAGAGGAAGAAAAAAATGAACTGTATTATAGTTGA
- a CDS encoding LytR/AlgR family response regulator transcription factor, which produces MNCIIVEDEYPSREELKYFINKYSQIIISKEFDNAIDALKFLESNTIDIIFLDINMPGLDGMSFAKIIKKFEDTIKIVFTTAYPEHAIDAFEIEAFDYILKPFSEERIISTLKKLEKSCDESKKCCNKIALKRDEKILLIDIKDIFFCEAMERDTLVYTKKNEYIINMGISDFLEYLNDNNFIRTHRSYIININKVKEIIPWSNNTYNIKFEGIEQEAPVSRSYIKEFKNKLNIK; this is translated from the coding sequence ATGAACTGTATTATAGTTGAAGATGAATATCCTTCAAGAGAAGAATTAAAATACTTCATAAATAAATATAGTCAAATAATTATTTCAAAAGAATTTGATAATGCTATAGATGCATTAAAATTTCTTGAATCCAATACAATAGATATAATATTTTTAGATATAAATATGCCTGGATTAGATGGAATGTCATTTGCAAAAATAATCAAAAAATTTGAAGACACTATAAAAATAGTTTTCACAACAGCTTATCCTGAACATGCAATAGATGCATTTGAAATTGAAGCTTTCGACTATATTTTAAAACCTTTTTCAGAAGAAAGAATCATTTCTACTTTAAAAAAACTTGAAAAATCTTGTGATGAATCAAAAAAATGCTGTAACAAAATTGCTTTAAAACGTGATGAAAAGATACTATTAATAGATATAAAAGATATATTTTTTTGCGAAGCAATGGAAAGAGATACTTTAGTGTATACTAAAAAAAATGAATACATTATAAATATGGGTATAAGTGATTTTTTAGAATATTTAAATGATAACAATTTCATAAGAACTCATAGATCTTATATAATAAATATAAATAAAGTAAAAGAAATAATACCTTGGTCAAATAACACTTATAACATCAAATTTGAAGGAATAGAACAAGAAGCGCCAGTTAGTAGAAGTTATATAAAAGAATTCAAAAATAAATTAAATATAAAATAA
- a CDS encoding carbon starvation CstA family protein, which produces MITFLVSIGLLILGYFTYGKVVEKIFGIEENRKTPAIELEDGVDYVPMKGWKIFLIQFLNIAGLGPIFGAIAGALWGPIAYLWIILGSIFAGGVHDFFSGMLSVRHAGASASEIVGTYLGNTIKQIMRVFTVVLLILVGVVFVTGPAGLLNNLTNWSTNMWVIAIILYYLFATVLPVDKIIGKVYPIFGLSLMIMAIGIGFNLIFKGYNMPEMTFSNLHPASTPIFPFLFITIACGAISGFHATQSPMMARCLTNERQGRKIFYGAMIAEGIIAMVWAAAAMSFYNGTNGLSEVLANGGPAVVVNEISNTLMGKIGGILAVLGVIAAPITSGDTAFRSARLTIADSFKLNQRKPLNRYLIAIPLFIVGFALTKINFSIIWRYFSWSNQTLAMIVLWAAAAYLAFNKKNHWITTIPAIFMTAVTVSYILQAPEGFKLNSLFSNIVGIIIAIVFFILFISRIKKTKIEPLTDEI; this is translated from the coding sequence ATGATAACTTTCTTGGTTTCTATAGGTCTTTTAATTTTAGGTTATTTTACATATGGTAAAGTAGTTGAAAAGATTTTTGGAATAGAAGAAAACAGAAAAACACCTGCAATAGAACTTGAAGATGGTGTTGATTATGTTCCTATGAAAGGTTGGAAAATTTTTCTAATACAATTTTTAAACATAGCCGGTCTTGGCCCAATATTTGGAGCAATAGCTGGTGCATTATGGGGACCTATTGCATATTTGTGGATAATATTAGGAAGTATATTTGCTGGTGGAGTTCATGACTTTTTTTCCGGAATGCTTTCTGTTAGGCATGCGGGAGCAAGTGCTTCAGAAATAGTAGGCACATATTTAGGAAATACAATAAAACAAATAATGAGAGTATTCACCGTAGTTCTATTAATTCTTGTTGGAGTTGTTTTTGTAACAGGTCCTGCAGGACTTTTGAACAATCTCACAAACTGGAGTACCAATATGTGGGTAATAGCAATTATACTTTATTATCTTTTTGCAACAGTACTTCCAGTGGACAAAATAATAGGAAAAGTTTATCCTATTTTTGGACTTTCATTGATGATAATGGCAATTGGAATTGGATTTAACTTAATATTTAAAGGTTATAATATGCCAGAAATGACATTCTCTAACTTACATCCAGCCTCAACACCTATTTTTCCTTTTCTTTTTATTACAATAGCCTGTGGAGCAATATCTGGATTTCATGCAACTCAATCTCCAATGATGGCAAGATGTTTAACAAATGAAAGACAAGGAAGAAAAATTTTTTATGGTGCAATGATAGCTGAAGGTATAATTGCAATGGTTTGGGCAGCAGCTGCAATGTCATTTTACAATGGCACAAATGGGTTATCAGAAGTATTGGCCAATGGTGGTCCAGCAGTAGTTGTAAATGAAATTTCAAATACTTTAATGGGAAAAATAGGTGGAATACTTGCAGTATTAGGAGTAATCGCAGCACCTATAACTTCTGGAGATACTGCTTTTAGAAGTGCGAGACTAACAATAGCTGATTCTTTTAAATTAAATCAAAGAAAACCTTTAAATAGATACTTAATAGCAATACCTCTATTCATAGTTGGATTTGCTTTAACTAAAATAAATTTTTCAATAATATGGAGATATTTCTCATGGTCAAATCAAACACTCGCAATGATAGTGTTATGGGCAGCAGCGGCATATCTTGCATTCAATAAAAAAAATCATTGGATAACAACCATACCAGCAATATTTATGACAGCTGTAACAGTTTCTTATATATTACAAGCTCCAGAAGGATTTAAATTGAACTCTTTGTTCTCAAACATAGTTGGAATAATAATTGCCATAGTATTTTTCATATTATTCATATCAAGAATTAAAAAAACAAAAATAGAACCATTAACAGATGAAATATAA
- a CDS encoding serine hydrolase: MINSNNNEKYYISFKNLNNRSIQMAYGNINDIMPSASLIKLFIAGYYLEKLESERSLSIFERDFELMLSESNNESTNKLITALGMDKINEYIIRKGFNSTVLKRKMLDFDSRKNDIDNMTCMLDIERFFELIYFKNLNGNSDERIVEILFKQKINNKIPDFFIGKFSHKTGEIPYDDLNNLLGVEHDVGIFEDEDPYLICLMCNDVSNNEKAIDNIKKLFLKLYNIFIKKQGQS, from the coding sequence ATGATAAATTCTAATAATAATGAAAAATATTATATATCTTTCAAAAATTTAAATAATAGATCTATACAGATGGCTTATGGCAATATAAATGATATAATGCCTTCTGCAAGTTTGATAAAACTATTTATTGCAGGTTATTATCTTGAGAAACTTGAATCAGAGAGATCTTTGAGTATTTTTGAAAGAGATTTTGAACTGATGCTTTCTGAAAGTAATAATGAGTCTACAAATAAGCTTATAACTGCTCTTGGCATGGATAAAATAAATGAATATATAATAAGAAAAGGATTTAATTCCACTGTATTGAAAAGAAAGATGCTTGATTTTGATAGTAGAAAGAATGATATAGATAATATGACTTGTATGCTTGATATAGAACGTTTTTTTGAATTGATATATTTTAAGAATCTTAATGGTAATTCTGATGAGAGGATAGTTGAAATTCTTTTTAAACAGAAAATAAATAATAAAATTCCAGATTTTTTTATTGGGAAATTTTCTCATAAAACTGGTGAAATTCCTTATGATGATTTAAACAATCTATTAGGTGTAGAGCACGATGTTGGAATTTTTGAGGATGAAGATCCTTATTTAATATGTTTGATGTGTAATGATGTTTCAAATAATGAAAAAGCTATTGATAATATAAAAAAATTATTTTTAAAATTATATAATATATTTATAAAAAAACAAGGTCAATCATAA